From one Papilio machaon chromosome 16, ilPapMach1.1, whole genome shotgun sequence genomic stretch:
- the LOC106721411 gene encoding farnesyl pyrophosphate synthase, with protein sequence MFSTKKSLDKILQIYKNEIRRQISKTTSVTNSDAMAPRLDQSANKSQQSDEIGLPKKLLKLQKYHRFLSTLTPQQMPLAARGLAVSKDQSREFMACFPDIVRDLTKTGKHIDVPEASKWLAKLLQYNVPNGKKNRGLATVLAYKMLEKPDNLTPENIHLANIMGWCTEMFHTLQLLLNDIMEGTEMRRGAPCWHRRPDVGLSGINDAVLVQSAMYSTLKRHFSAKSYYKNVLEMFNEMLLKCSIGQHLEKQLTKTDKPDLSLFTMEKYEAITKYKTAYYTFQMPVGLALLMTGIDDPETHRQAKTILLEMGEFFQIQDDFLDCFGEPAVIGKDGCDIQDGKCTWLAVVALQRATLEQRKIMEEHYGSAKPEDVARIKDLYEELQLPHTYSVYEEATYDLLRTQIQQVTRGLPHDLFFKILDNIFRRSV encoded by the exons ATGTTTTCAACGAAAAAGAGTTTAGATAAGATTTTGCAAATCTACAAAAATGAAATTCGCCGGCAAATTAGCAAGACAACAAGCGTTACCAACTCCGATGCGATGGCACCGAGACTCGATCAATCGGCGAACAAGTCACAGCAGAGCGATGAAATCGGTCTACCTAAGAAGTTGTTGAAGTTGCAGAAATATCACAG ATTCCTGTCGACCCTCACGCCGCAGCAAATGCCACTGGCCGCCCGCGGACTGGCGGTCTCCAAAGACCAGTCCCGGGAGTTCATGGCTTGCTTCCCGGACATCGTGAGGGACCTCACAAAGACTGGCAAGCATATTGACGTGCCGGAAGCCAGCAAGTGGTTGGCTAAG TTGTTGCAATACAATGTGCCAAATGGAAAGAAGAACCGAGGACTGGCTACTGTACTTGCGTACAAAATGCTTGAGAAACCTGACAACTTGACGCCAGAGAACATACATTTGGCTAACATCATGGGATGGTGCACGGAAatg TTTCACACACTTCAGCTGCTACTCAACGATATAATGGAGGGTACAGAGATGCGGCGCGGCGCACCTTGTTGGCACCGCCGCCCCGATGTCGGTCTTTCTGGCATCAATGACGCTGTCTTGGTCCAGTCCGCCATGTATTCCACGCTCAAACGTCACTTCTCCGCTAAATCTTACTACAAGAACGTTCTGGAAATGTTTAATGAG ATGTTACTGAAATGTTCCATCGGTCAACACTTAGAGAAGCAGTTGACAAAGACTGATAAACCGGATCTATCATTATTTACTATGGAAAAATACGAAGCTATCACAAAATACAAGACTGCGTACTACACATTCCAAATGCCAGTGGGCTTGGCTCTTCTGATGACAGGAATTGATGATCCCGAGACTCACAGACAAGCGAAGACTATCCTTTTAGAAATGGGCGAATTCTTCCAAATACAg GATGACTTCTTAGACTGCTTTGGCGAGCCAGCGGTGATAGGTAAAGATGGCTGTGATATTCAAGATGGCAAATGTACTTGGCTTGCGGTCGTTGCACTACAAAGGGCAACACTAGAACAACGGAAAATAATGGAAGAACACTACGGCAGCGCTAAACCTGAAGATGTTGCCAGGATTAAAGATTTATACGAAGAGTTACAACTGCCTCATACATACTCAGTATACGAAGAGGCTACATACGACCTACTTAGGACACAAATACAACAAGTTACTAGAGGTCTGCCGCATGATTTATTCTTCAAAATCTTGGACAATATCTTCAGGCGAagtgtttaa